Proteins encoded within one genomic window of Amorphoplanes friuliensis DSM 7358:
- a CDS encoding DUF4126 domain-containing protein, protein MLEALTGTGLAASAGLNAYIPLLTMGLLARYSDLIDLPSGWQWLSNGWVIGILALLLAVEVVADKVPVVDHVNDIVQTVVRPTAGGLAFGAGSSSETVTVTDPGSFFSSHQWVPIVIGMVLAFGVHTVKAASRPVVNATTGGVGAPVASTAEDFGSVVLSLLAIVLPVLVLVGLVLMVLATWWVIRRRKRRKRERQPLEGVETQRLFG, encoded by the coding sequence GTGCTCGAAGCGCTCACCGGAACCGGCCTGGCGGCATCCGCCGGGCTCAATGCCTACATCCCGCTGCTCACGATGGGTCTGCTGGCCCGTTACTCCGACCTGATCGATCTCCCCAGCGGCTGGCAGTGGCTCTCGAACGGGTGGGTGATCGGCATCCTCGCCCTGCTGCTCGCCGTCGAGGTCGTCGCCGACAAGGTGCCGGTGGTCGACCACGTCAACGACATCGTGCAGACGGTGGTCCGCCCGACCGCCGGCGGGCTCGCGTTCGGGGCGGGCTCGTCCTCGGAGACGGTGACGGTGACCGACCCGGGCTCGTTCTTCAGCTCGCACCAGTGGGTGCCGATCGTCATCGGCATGGTGCTCGCCTTCGGGGTGCACACGGTGAAGGCCGCCTCGAGACCAGTGGTGAACGCCACTACCGGCGGTGTGGGCGCGCCGGTCGCCAGCACGGCCGAAGACTTCGGCAGCGTCGTGTTGTCCCTGCTCGCGATCGTCCTGCCGGTGCTGGTCCTCGTCGGTCTCGTGCTGATGGTGCTCGCCACGTGGTGGGTGATCAGGCGGCGAAAGCGGCGCAAGCGGGAACGGCAGCCGCTCGAGGGTGTCGAGACCCAGCGCTTGTTTGGTTGA